TGGAAGAACATATTAAAAACAGGCAATTACACAATTTTAATTACAGCCCCTTAATATTAACTTTCCAGTCTTATGGGACCCGTACATTTTATCTATTTTATAAACAATGAGTTATCGCCCTGTCCATTTATGGACTGATTAGTGAAAGATGCATTCATTCATCAATGTTATTATTCCTGGCGTCGTTAAAACTATAAATTTAAACCATCAGGGTTGATGGGTTTCTTTTGCGCAAAATGTAAGGATGTGACCCTATAAATTAATTTATGAGTTATGCTTCGTTTAATTTTATTTATTGTTTTTGTACTTTCTTCTTCAACCACCTTTGCTTTCGAAAATATCATTCCTGAAGAATGGGGAAGCGATCCTGTTTTTACTTTTAAATCATCGCCTCCGCCAACACATATATTAAAAGAAGGGAATTTAAAGCAACGTATTATGGATGAATATGCCCAATGGAAAGGAACCCGTTATCTCTGGGGCGGAAATAGTCATAATGGTATTGACTGTTCGGCGTTCACCCGAAGAGTGATACACACCGTCGCTCATCTGAATTTACCGAGAACCGCCGCTGAGCAGAGTCATACTGGCTACCCCGTTCAACAGGAACAACTGAAACCTGGAGACCTGGTCTTTTTTATGACAAAGCCCAATGTTCGCCATGTCGGTGTCTTTGTCGGTAACGACCAATTTATCCATGCGTCGAGTTCCCGGGGCGTGATGCTCTCTCATTTGTCAGGCAGTTACTGGCAAGAGCATTATCTGACCGCCAGGAGAATGGCCCCGGTACGGGGATTTTCGTAGCTTACGGACTCCCCTCCTCGCATCCGATGTCGGCGCTGGGTATGTACGAAACGGGGGCAGACACGCTGTGGCTTTGTCATCAACCGTTACGCGTTTCAAAGTACAACGCTCAATAATGCGTTCACGATAATTTTCCGTTCATGATTCATGAACACATTAAAATCGTGAACGGCGTGTCTTACCTCGCTGCCTTTTGCACTTTTCCCCCGCCTCCCTCTATCCTTAACCTTATGAATAAAATCGCTGAACTCAAACGCGCCAAGTTGTTGGCGCTCTCTTTGCTGCTGATGGCTGCGGCAACGTTTGTCATTACACTCTTTTTGCCACCCAATTTTTGGGTGCTGGGCATTAAGGCGATTGCCGAAGCCGCGATGGTCGGCGCGCTGGCCGACTGGTTTGCAGTGGTGGCGCTGTTTCGTCGGGTGCCGATCCCGTTTATTTCTCGCCATACGGCGATTATCCCGCGTAATAAAGACCGGATCGGCGAAAATCTTGGTCAGTTCGTCCAGGAGAAGTTTCTCGATACCCAGTCACTGGTGGCGCTGATTCGCCGCCACGAACCGGCCAGCCTTCTCGGTAACTGGTTCAGCCAGCCGGAAAACGCCCAGCGGATAGGGCAGCATCTGTTGCAGATCATGAGCGGTTTTCTGGAGCTGACCGACGATGCCCGCATTCAACGACTGATCAAGCGCGCGGTGCATAAAGCCATTGATAAGGTGGATCTCTCCGGCGCCAGCGCATTAATGCTGGAGAGTATGACCAAAAACGATCGCCATCAGGAGTTGCTCGACACGCTGATTGCCCAGCTAATCGCCCTGCTGCAGCGTGACAGCTCGCGGGCGTTTATCGCCCACCAGATCGTGCGCTGGCTGGAGACGGAACACCCGCTTAAAGCGAAGATTTTGCCGACCGAATGGCTGGGAGAACACAGCGCCGAACTGGTTTCGGAGGCCGTCAACTCGCTACTTGATGATATCAGCCACGATCGCGCCCATCAGATCCGCCATGCATTCGATCGCGCAACGTTTGCGTTGATCGACAAACTCAAACACGATCCGGAGATGGCGTTGCGGGCAGAGAATATCAAAGCATATCTGAAAGAAGATGAGGCGTTTAACCGTTATCTCGGCGAGCTGTGGGGGGATGTCCGTCAGTGGCTGAAAGCGGATATTAATGCCGAGGATTCCCGGGTGAAGCAGCGGATCGCGCATGCCGGGCAGTGGTTTGGTGAAACGCTGGTCGCCGACGAAGCGCTGCGCGCATCGCTGAATGGTCATCTGGAACAGGCCGCACGTAAGGTTGCGCCAGAGTTCGCCGCGTTCCTGACGCGCCACATCAGCGATACGGTCAAAAGCTGGGATGCGCGGGATATGTCACAGCAAATTGAGCTGAATATCGGCAAAGATTTGCAGTTTATCCGCGTCAACGGCACGCTGGTCGGCGGCTCCATCGGACTGGTGCTGTATCTGCTCTCGCAAATTCCGTCTCTGCTGACGCTGCCGAACCTTTAATGCCGACGGTTTGCCGGATGGCGGCATACATGCCTTATCCGGCCTACAAAACCCTGCGACGAGTCTGTAGGCCGGATAAGGCGAAGCCGTCATCCGGCAAAAACGCTATCGCGTTACTTCAAGCCAGTTACCCTGGTCCATTTCCAGCAACAGCAGCATGGTGAGCGCCTGCGCATAAGGCACCGGCGCTATCGCGATGTCACAGTAATACTGGATATCCCAGCCGAGCATCGTCCCGCGTGAAGCTTCCAGCACCAGACCGCCGTCGTCGATCCGCGCCATCACGGCGTCGAACGCGCGCAGCGCGCTGGCGCTGACTGAATCATCCAGAATCCCCATCCGCACGCCGCGCAGCATACCGTAGGCAATGCCTGCCGTTGCTGATGATTCCTGCGGTGACAGCGGATCGTCGAGCACCGTATGCCACATGCCGTTGTCGGCCTGCAGTTCGCAGAGCGTGCGTACCTGGCGCGCCACCACCTGCGACAGAAAACGCCGCACGCTGGTGTCGAGATGCTCGCCCATCAGTTCGATAAACTCTGGGATCGCCACGGTGATCCACGCGTTGCCCCGCGCCCAGAACGCCCCGGCGTAATGGTGTTTATCGACAAACGTCCAGCCGTGATACCACAGCCCGCTCGCCGGATCGCTGAGATAACGCGTGTGCAGCAGGAACTGGTATCCCGCTTCATCAATCAGATCCTGGCGTTTCAGCGCAATACCCGCGACGCCCAGAAACAGACAGGTCATAAACAGCGTGTCATCCCACAGCTGGCCGGTATTGGCCTGCTCTTTCACCACATGCTGAAAACCGCCCTCTTCCGTTTTCGGCAAATCACGCAGGAGCGCATCCGCCCAGTCGTTGACGACGGCCAACAGATCCTGGCGTTGATGATGTTTCGCCACCAGCGCCAGTGCGATCATCGGCGCCGTGGTGTTGATCTGCATCTCCGGCAAGCCTTTGCCGATCTGTGTTTCATACCAGGTGAGGATCGACTGTTGCAGCGCCGTGTCCTGCTGGAAATCCGCAAAACGCCAGAAACCGTACAGCCCCACGCCGATCTCCCACTCCCACTCTTCGAAGTGGATCGAAAATCCGTCGCTGGTGCCTACTTCATCAAGGTTTTTCAGACGGCAAAATCCGCGAACCACCTGATCCAACGTTCCCATCAGTGCATCACGATTCATGCCTGGACTCCTTTAATCAGTTTACCCGCACGATCGCGCAGGCTCGCATCGTCTGCCATGAGGGCGAGAGCAGACAGCCCTCGATAATCAACGGGATAGCTTACGATTGCATTCAATTCAGCCAGCCCCTGCGCTTCAACCACGCTCAGCCAGTTTTCCAGCCGCGCTTTGGCGATCGCCTGCTGCTCGCGCCCTTTGCGGCACGAAGCGATAAACAACTCGTCAGGGAAGCACTGCCCCGCCAGATACTGCGCCGCATGAAAAGCCAGCGCGTGATTCTCGGTGTCGAAACGCATGGCGTCGCATCCGCGCTCATCCCGCCAGTAGCGGTAGCCCATCAGCGTGGATTTTATGCGGCGGAACAGCACCTCAGAAAAGTATTCGCCCTGGTGGCAACGCCAGATTTGCAGCAGTGGCAGCACGGAGAACACTGAAGCCTCTTCGCGCGCGCTGATGTGCTTGAGGGCGCTGTACAGCAGCGCTTCCGCCTGCGGTCCGTATTCGCGCTGTTGCATCAGCGTCAACAGGTGGCTGGCGCAGACGTTGGTATGGGAAACCACCGGATGCTGGGACGCGCATTGATGTTCAGCCAGCACCTGAGTGTGGGGAAACGCCGCGCTCAGCGCTTCCGCGCCCAGATAGATCATCTGCAGAGAGCAGATCAATTCGCGCTCCGCCAGCTCATCCAGATGGATCAGCAGACTGTTTTTGCCTGCGCGTAACGGGATTTCAACGTCGGTATGCTGCATAAGGTTGCGCGTAAACGGCGTGAAGCAAGCGACCTGAGTCTCCTCACACCAGACTCGCACCCCGCCGCAGGTGCCCAGACGAAACGCGAAGGTCCCGGTGGACGGCGCGTAAAGATCAATCGCCAGCCAGCGCTGAACGTGAAACGGCAGCGGGCGGAAGTTAGGGAAAGAGACCACGCCAAGTTCGTCGGCAATAACGGCTTCATTGCAGGTCAGGGCCACAGCGGGATCGACCGCGCGCTGGGCCAGGTTTTGGCGAAACACGTCGCGACAAAATGATTCACTGGTCGCCGGGTCTGCCCCTTCGCCCGTGTAAAACTCGGCAAAGCGTTCTGTTTTTGCCGCTGAAAACAGGAAACGCGTCAGTGCGTCTCCCTGTACCAATTTCCAGTCACCCTGTGACATATTTGCTCAACTCCAGCAGGATTCATGCGATGGGCGATATTTTCAGCGGGTTTGATTTTTGAGGCGAGCAACCATTTTTGGCAAATATCGGGATATGCCTGACAACTCACAATCCGGAGGATACCAGGGGATGCAGAGTGATTCAGATCACGCTTTATTGAGGATGATGGCAATACAGTGTGATGCAGATCACGCTAAATTTGAAACTCACCCTATTTGCGTGATCTGCATCACATAAAAATTACCCTTTCAGGATTTTAAGTTCTTCGCTCAGGCTGTCTGCCAGCGACCGCACCCGCGAAGCGTCAAACAATATGTGCAGACCCGGCGACGCATCAGCGTGTTTTGCACAGTAATCTTCCAGCTCAGCCGCGCTACGGTACAGCTCCTGAATGTTGATCTGGCAGATCTCGCGCATGCTCCAGCTATTCTCCGCTTCGTGGGCAAAACGCAGGGTGAAAAAGGCTTTCTGAGCATGTAAAAACAGGTGGCAGTAGAGTGCAAACCCTTGCCATTCCTCCAGCCAGCGGCGTTTTAGCGCGTAAGGGAAGGCCGCCGTTTGCGCAAAACTCAGCGCCTGCTCGCGCAGCGCTGTCGCGGCCTCCCGGGCTTCGTCTTTTTCGCTGGCAATACGGGAGAGGCAGGCGGCAGATGTTTCTACATCGCTGCGATCGAAGGTGATGTCCCGCTCCGAGCCAGGTAACCAGTGGTTACGGTTAAGCTGCCCGTACAAACTCCAGACCGCCTGACCGTAGCTTTCCGGCACCTGGCTGTGGCGGTGAAAAACATGGTCACGCACGTAGGTGGCCTTGTACAGCACCTGCCCCGCCTGTTCCATCAGCGAACAGAACGTTTCAAACGTTTTCTCGTCGGGGCGCCAGCCGTAGGTTTCATCCAGCCACCAGGTCATCAGTTGCGCTTCACTATAGTGCGTTCCGCTACTGGCCAGCATCCGGCTACACGCCACCAGATTACAGGCGCTCAGGGTGCCCATAATCCAGTGGTTATCGACGCCTTCCCAGCTGGCTTTACATACCGCGCCACGAATCGCCGGATTGCTGCGACACCACAACAATCTTCCCTGCAACTCATTGATACGCGGGAACGGGAAAACGCCCCAGCCGACTTCCTCGCCGACCAGATCGATGTCGGCCCACACTTCACGTTCGCGGACCTGCAACAGCGCCGGGTTGTTGGGAAAAGAGGGCCAGAACCGCTCTGGCGTGAGTTTGATGGAGACGCTGACGCTCTCCGGCAACGGGCGGATCGCCGCCAGCACATTGCCGAGATCGTGGTTTCCGGCAGGGAATACGCGCAGCACCAGATGCTTGTTTTCTGCCTGCATTACGCGAGATAACGTATTGAAACAGCGGCTATAAATGGCAAAGCTGCGCTCGTCACGCTGGGGCTGCGTCGTGTCGTCTTCCGACGGTAACTCCCAGTTAGGACGCGAAACCGGCAACAGGCCGTCGGTGTTGGAAATCGCAACCAGCAAGCCTGTGAGCGCCGGAATACGCTGGCAAATCAGCGAGACTTTGTCGGCGAGATACCCGCACCAGAAATCGACGTCAAACCGGACGCCGCGCCCAGGTTCAAACAGTTGCGGATGCGCCAGCAGCAGGTCGGTTGGAAAGTTAAATTCTTTGGCTTGCAGATAAAAGCGCAGCCCTTTTTGCTGACAGAGTTTTCCCAGCCGGTTGAGGTAGACGCAACGGGCGCGCTGCTGGCTGGAAAGGCGGTCGTTATACTGATGCGGCGTGTAGCCTTTCGGGGAAACCAGTTTGTCGAACAGATCGACCTGCCCAACAATAAGGGTATTAAAATCATGCGCTACGGCCCATTCGACCAGTTCGCAGGCTTTTTCCCAGTTCCAGTACGCCTGATTGTTAAGTTCCAGCGCTCGCGTTTGCCACATCTTTATTTACCTCTACCGCACGTTTTCGCCCGTATAGATAGCATAGAACAAAGCGTTTGTGCTCTGGCACCGCACGATATCACCCTTCTTTCAGCACCGGCGTTTATCATGGGCGATCCAATCGGTTGTATCGCTTTACGAAAATGCCGCCACGCTGATGTAGCAAGCGTTAATTATTTTACTTTTTATTATCATTTACCTATGTATGATAACAAAATAGTCATGAGAGAAGGAAAGAGAACACGGCATGATTCAGGGGAACACGGATTCGGATCGCTATTCCATCAGGACGTCGCTTTTTGGCATGCTGGTGTTGGCGCTGGGCATGGGGATTGGCCGCTTTCTGTATACCCCGATGTTGGCGCTGCTGCTGACGGAAGGTCATTTCTCTTTCAGCCAACTGTCGTGGATTGCCAGCGCTAACTATGCCGGCTATCTGGCGGGAAGCCTGCTGTTCTCCTTCGGCCTGTTCCATCTTCCCTCTCGTTTACGACCCATGCTATTGACCTCGGCCATTGCGACCGGAGGGCTGATCGTCGCCATGTCAGTGTTCACGCAACCCGCCCTGGTGATGCTGATACGTTTTCTGGCGGGGGTCGCCAGTGCCGGAATGATGATTTTCGGCACCATGACTGTGCTACTCCATACGCGCCATCCGTTTGTTATTGCGTCTCTTTTTTCCGGTGTTGGCGCAGGCATTATTCTGGGTAATGAGTATGTCATCGCCGGGATCCAGATGTCGTTGGCCTCTCACGCTCTCTGGCTTGGTGCAGGCGCGCTCTCCGGCCTGTTACTGCTGTTGCTGGCCTGGCTGATGCCCGGTCGCGCTCACGCGCTGCCCCCTGCGCCACTGGCGACCGCACGAAATCCCGTCATGCGCTGGTGGCAACTGGCGCTCCTGTACGGCCTTGCCGGATTCGGCTATATCATCGTCGCCACCTATTTACCGCTCATGGCGCGTGACGCAGGCTCACCGCAAATCGCCTTACATCTCTGGTCACTGGTGGGTCTGGCGATTATTCCGGGCTGTTTCGGTTGGTTATGGGCGGCAAAACGTTGGGGGGTGTTGCAATGCCTGACGGCGAATCTGATTATTCAGGGCGTCTGCGTTATGCTGACCCTCGCCAGCGACGCGCCGCTACTGCTTATCGTGAGCAGCATCGGCTTTGGTGCCACCTTTATGGGTACGACCTCTCTGGTGATGCCTCTGGCGCGCCAGTTGAGCGTTCCGGGCAACATCAATCTGTTAGGCGTCGTGACGCTGACCTACGGCATCGGCCAGATCGTCGGTCCGATGTTAACCAGCATGCTGGGCAGTGGTTCCGAGGCGCTGACTCACGCCACCCTGTGGGGCGCCGCGGCGTTGTTCCTCGCAGCAACAATCAGCGCAATGCAGCTGTATAAACGGTAGCGCCAGCCCCGACGTAAACGGATCAATACCTTCCCCCTCCCCACCAGCTATGCAAGAAACGCATAGCTCGAAACATACTTGCATTTTCCCCTTTTCCCCATGACTGATAAGGTCATTCAGTTTCGGGCCCGACGTGGCCTGTTGCTACAAACACACATCATCAAAAAAAATAACGGGGTTCACGATGGCGCAACAAGGGGAACAAGCGGCCATACCGCTTGCAACGGAAAGGGTTGGGATTAAAGGGTATCTGGCATTTTTTCTGACCATCATTTTCTTTTCGGGTGTTTTTTCCGGGAGTGATGGATGGTGGCGCGTTTTTGATTTTAGCGTGCTGAACGGCGCGTTTGGTCAACTTCCCGGCAGTGCAGGGCACGCCACCACGTCATTTCGCGGTGCGGGTGGCACAGGGGCAAAAGATGGCTTTCTGTTCGCGCTGGAACTCGCCCCGTCGGTCATTCTCTCTCTGGGCATCATTGCTATTACCGACGGTCTGGGCGGTCTGCGTGCGGCTCAACAACTGATGACCCCGATCCTCAAACCACTGCTCGGTATTCCCGGTATTTGCTCACTGGCGTTGATCGCTAACCTGCAAAACACCGATGCCGCAGCCGGTATGACCAAAGAGCTTGCGCAGGAAGGTGAAATCACCGAACGAGATAAAGTCATTTTTGCGGCATACCAGACCAGCGGCAGCGCCATTATCACTAACTATTTTTCCTCTGGTGCCGCCGTGTTCGCGTTTCTCGGCACCTCCGTTATCGTCCCGCTGGCGGTGATCCTGGTCTTTAAATTTGTCGGCGCTAACCTGCTGCGAATCTGGATTAACGTTGAAGAACGTCGTCACCCTCTGCAAGGAGCGCAATCATGACCACTCAAGTACGCAAAAACGTCATGGACATGTTTATCGATGGCGCCCGTCGCGGTTTTACCATCGCCACCACCAACCTGCTGCCTAACGTTGTCATGGCGTTCGTGATAATTCAGGCCTTAAAAATTACGGGCTTACTCGACCTGGTGGGGCAAATCTGCCAGCCGGTTATGGCGCTGTGGGGACTGCCCGGCGAAGCGGCAACCGTTCTGTTGGCCTCGCTGATGAGCA
This Citrobacter enshiensis DNA region includes the following protein-coding sequences:
- a CDS encoding NlpC/P60 family protein, which translates into the protein MLRLILFIVFVLSSSTTFAFENIIPEEWGSDPVFTFKSSPPPTHILKEGNLKQRIMDEYAQWKGTRYLWGGNSHNGIDCSAFTRRVIHTVAHLNLPRTAAEQSHTGYPVQQEQLKPGDLVFFMTKPNVRHVGVFVGNDQFIHASSSRGVMLSHLSGSYWQEHYLTARRMAPVRGFS
- a CDS encoding DUF445 domain-containing protein, with translation MNKIAELKRAKLLALSLLLMAAATFVITLFLPPNFWVLGIKAIAEAAMVGALADWFAVVALFRRVPIPFISRHTAIIPRNKDRIGENLGQFVQEKFLDTQSLVALIRRHEPASLLGNWFSQPENAQRIGQHLLQIMSGFLELTDDARIQRLIKRAVHKAIDKVDLSGASALMLESMTKNDRHQELLDTLIAQLIALLQRDSSRAFIAHQIVRWLETEHPLKAKILPTEWLGEHSAELVSEAVNSLLDDISHDRAHQIRHAFDRATFALIDKLKHDPEMALRAENIKAYLKEDEAFNRYLGELWGDVRQWLKADINAEDSRVKQRIAHAGQWFGETLVADEALRASLNGHLEQAARKVAPEFAAFLTRHISDTVKSWDARDMSQQIELNIGKDLQFIRVNGTLVGGSIGLVLYLLSQIPSLLTLPNL
- a CDS encoding glycoside hydrolase family 105 protein, translating into MNRDALMGTLDQVVRGFCRLKNLDEVGTSDGFSIHFEEWEWEIGVGLYGFWRFADFQQDTALQQSILTWYETQIGKGLPEMQINTTAPMIALALVAKHHQRQDLLAVVNDWADALLRDLPKTEEGGFQHVVKEQANTGQLWDDTLFMTCLFLGVAGIALKRQDLIDEAGYQFLLHTRYLSDPASGLWYHGWTFVDKHHYAGAFWARGNAWITVAIPEFIELMGEHLDTSVRRFLSQVVARQVRTLCELQADNGMWHTVLDDPLSPQESSATAGIAYGMLRGVRMGILDDSVSASALRAFDAVMARIDDGGLVLEASRGTMLGWDIQYYCDIAIAPVPYAQALTMLLLLEMDQGNWLEVTR
- a CDS encoding MFS transporter, translated to MIQGNTDSDRYSIRTSLFGMLVLALGMGIGRFLYTPMLALLLTEGHFSFSQLSWIASANYAGYLAGSLLFSFGLFHLPSRLRPMLLTSAIATGGLIVAMSVFTQPALVMLIRFLAGVASAGMMIFGTMTVLLHTRHPFVIASLFSGVGAGIILGNEYVIAGIQMSLASHALWLGAGALSGLLLLLLAWLMPGRAHALPPAPLATARNPVMRWWQLALLYGLAGFGYIIVATYLPLMARDAGSPQIALHLWSLVGLAIIPGCFGWLWAAKRWGVLQCLTANLIIQGVCVMLTLASDAPLLLIVSSIGFGATFMGTTSLVMPLARQLSVPGNINLLGVVTLTYGIGQIVGPMLTSMLGSGSEALTHATLWGAAALFLAATISAMQLYKR
- a CDS encoding nucleoside recognition domain-containing protein, with protein sequence MAQQGEQAAIPLATERVGIKGYLAFFLTIIFFSGVFSGSDGWWRVFDFSVLNGAFGQLPGSAGHATTSFRGAGGTGAKDGFLFALELAPSVILSLGIIAITDGLGGLRAAQQLMTPILKPLLGIPGICSLALIANLQNTDAAAGMTKELAQEGEITERDKVIFAAYQTSGSAIITNYFSSGAAVFAFLGTSVIVPLAVILVFKFVGANLLRIWINVEERRHPLQGAQS
- a CDS encoding YjiG family protein, which encodes MTTQVRKNVMDMFIDGARRGFTIATTNLLPNVVMAFVIIQALKITGLLDLVGQICQPVMALWGLPGEAATVLLASLMSMGGAVGVSASLLTAGALSGHDVTVLLPAIYLMGNPVQNVGRCLGTAEVNAKYYPHIIAVCAINALLSIWVMQLIV